A single Tumebacillus amylolyticus DNA region contains:
- a CDS encoding YlmC/YmxH family sporulation protein codes for MVKISELQAKDVVSISDGKRLGQIGDLDIDLENGMIRSIIVPGGGRFLGMFGNGQDHVIPWSQIVKIGADVVLVELRGSGESHYLPPGNGSSSGGF; via the coding sequence ATGGTCAAAATCTCCGAGTTGCAAGCGAAAGATGTCGTCAGCATCTCCGACGGGAAACGGCTGGGTCAGATCGGCGACCTTGACATTGACTTGGAAAACGGAATGATCCGCTCGATCATCGTACCGGGCGGAGGGCGGTTCCTCGGTATGTTCGGCAACGGGCAAGACCATGTCATCCCATGGAGCCAGATCGTAAAAATCGGCGCAGACGTCGTGCTCGTGGAGTTGCGCGGGTCGGGTGAGTCGCATTACCTGCCGCCGGGGAACGGTTCGAGTTCCGGCGGTTTTTAG